A segment of the Fusobacterium ulcerans genome:
TTACCTTTCCAAAAGTTTCTGTAAAAATAGTTATATATCTATCTGCTTCCCCAAAATCCTTTTTATTTATGACTATTCCATTACTATCAAAGAATTTCATTACTCCAGCACAAATTCCTTCCCATCAAATTTAGGATCAATCTGATAATTTTTTATATTGATAACTCCAATTTTAATATCGTTATCAAAGAGTTCAAAAGAAACAGGAAGAAGATAACCATTTATTTTTTCAAATTTATTAAATTTTATCGTAACTCCATCTTCAAGAGATATTTCTTTTATCTCATTATTATAATACTTTTTTCTAAAATTGATATCTTTTTTTTCTTTTTCAAAAATATAATTTATAACTTCTATTATTCTATTTTCGTCACTGCTTATTTTTTCATGAGTAACCTGCTGAAAAATAGGAAGATATATTGTTTTTTCATTTCCATTAT
Coding sequences within it:
- a CDS encoding LolA family protein, with translation MKKWILICFLLIFFTAFSSEKRISNIKNLAFSTQETLVVNSGERETGYDVKFQVPDKIRKEITFPEMNKGELYIYNGNEKTIYLPIFQQVTHEKISSDENRIIEVINYIFEKEKKDINFRKKYYNNEIKEISLEDGVTIKFNKFEKINGYLLPVSFELFDNDIKIGVINIKNYQIDPKFDGKEFVLE